A stretch of the Paenibacillus dendritiformis genome encodes the following:
- a CDS encoding nitroreductase family protein: MTLYETVKEVIHSRRSVRRFTEQPVAVEDVKELVDCARYAPSDTNSQTWEFIAVMNRERIRKIEQLTWDALHAKAAEAEERGLAKEARLLVKSFGPYATAFSDAPVLIIGLATPYTSKFRDRIFDPIQLVPESVWDEEGIKSSCLALQNLMLAAHARGLATCPMTGPVLLAADAIKSLLDIPPDRQVNMVLSLGYAADTPAKLPRKPVEEILRIIE; the protein is encoded by the coding sequence ATGACGTTATATGAGACCGTGAAGGAAGTCATTCACAGCCGCCGGAGCGTCCGCCGCTTCACGGAGCAACCCGTCGCCGTCGAGGACGTGAAGGAATTGGTCGACTGCGCACGATATGCCCCAAGCGACACGAACTCGCAGACATGGGAATTCATCGCGGTCATGAACCGGGAGCGGATTCGGAAAATCGAGCAGTTGACCTGGGACGCGCTGCACGCCAAGGCGGCCGAAGCGGAAGAGCGGGGACTGGCCAAGGAAGCGCGCCTGCTCGTCAAATCGTTCGGCCCTTATGCCACCGCCTTCTCGGACGCCCCCGTCCTGATCATCGGCTTGGCGACCCCTTATACATCCAAGTTCCGCGATCGGATCTTCGATCCGATTCAACTCGTTCCGGAGTCTGTATGGGATGAAGAAGGCATAAAGAGCAGCTGTCTCGCGCTCCAAAATCTGATGCTCGCCGCCCATGCCCGCGGCTTGGCGACCTGCCCGATGACCGGGCCCGTACTGCTCGCCGCCGACGCGATCAAGTCGCTGCTCGACATTCCGCCGGATCGGCAGGTCAATATGGTGCTCTCGCTTGGCTATGCCGCAGATACGCCGGCCAAGCTTCCACGCAAGCCGGTGGAGGAGATTCTCCGCATTATCGAATAA
- a CDS encoding helix-turn-helix transcriptional regulator, with translation MDCIHFPILTDEERLLPLVVTTAGSWTNQLETIRPHGYPDYQWLQCTSGRGMFQWEDGPAVEIGPGQGVLLYPNVPHVYRPLEEPWGIFWLGYHGALAQELTSMVHVHQSAAMTVGDPEQTLAPIRRAISWLEQASGGHGPRLSALAYELLMAWSECGRQDRGLSRKPGAQPLAPLLEWIHEHYQEDVSLQQMADRLQVSPQYVCTLFRRAFGLRPLQYVNRLRIRKSKQLLISCPHMAVSDVGREAGFRHASYFIQRFKQQERMTPVQFRQMYGRVPYKPDEQERLLLPD, from the coding sequence TTGGACTGCATCCATTTCCCCATTCTGACAGACGAAGAGCGTCTGCTTCCGCTGGTCGTAACGACAGCAGGAAGCTGGACGAACCAACTGGAGACGATCCGCCCGCACGGTTATCCGGATTATCAATGGCTTCAATGCACGAGCGGCCGGGGCATGTTCCAATGGGAGGACGGACCGGCGGTGGAGATCGGTCCGGGCCAAGGGGTGCTGCTGTACCCGAATGTGCCGCATGTATATCGGCCGCTGGAGGAGCCGTGGGGCATCTTTTGGCTCGGTTATCACGGAGCGCTGGCTCAGGAGCTGACCTCGATGGTGCATGTCCACCAATCGGCGGCCATGACGGTCGGCGATCCGGAGCAGACGCTGGCGCCCATACGGCGGGCGATTTCCTGGCTGGAACAGGCGAGCGGCGGCCATGGCCCCCGTTTGTCCGCCCTGGCTTATGAGCTGTTGATGGCATGGTCCGAATGCGGACGGCAGGACAGGGGCTTGTCAAGAAAGCCTGGCGCGCAGCCGCTGGCCCCGTTGCTCGAGTGGATTCACGAGCATTACCAGGAGGATGTCTCCCTGCAGCAAATGGCCGACCGATTGCAAGTATCTCCGCAATACGTCTGTACCCTGTTCCGCCGCGCCTTCGGGTTGCGGCCGCTTCAATATGTGAACCGGCTCCGCATCCGGAAGTCGAAGCAGCTCCTGATCAGCTGCCCGCACATGGCCGTCTCCGATGTTGGCAGGGAGGCGGGGTTCCGGCATGCAAGTTATTTCATCCAGCGCTTCAAGCAGCAGGAGCGGATGACGCCGGTCCAGTTCCGCCAGATGTATGGGCGGGTTCCGTACAAGCCGGATGAGCAGGAACGGCTGCTGCTGCCGGATTGA
- a CDS encoding peptide ABC transporter substrate-binding protein — translation MTQPKKPFLVLLAMLMVLSFAGCTSGGGNDASPAKQENTEGESKENGGQKEASAKPAVVRFAGLSAETFNQHTSESAETSKLMEYIYGNMLELIYDEDTDNVKFIPNHAVDLPETSDNKTWIFKLKEGLKWSDGTPITAHDYEYSYQMLLDPKLVNRSAFMLFDNIPVVSANKYFKGEAKWEEVGIKAKDDLTLEIVLETEMPEIDVFLSFAGGLPTSPVHKQLYEAGMNADRTATTYGTTLEQVPSSGTYRLKEWVRDQYRVFEKNPDAPLKDVYTPDRIESRVVSESATRMQLWEKGEIENVTISGEQFDKYGDDPRVVYTEARGVWGYYINSESKENPILANNDLRKALFYGIDREKIAKGIFKTYKPAPYYIATLCMVGDYKDGLRYRDTDAAKAILPEGTGYDAELAKEYFDKAFAANGNKKITIEITYFDGQENMKRTAEMTEELYEKLFGPDRLDIKLRAMPPSAAYDAYRDGDFDLGIGSITQNAFNPWSSMKAWRTDFPNRSHRFSSPEFDELQKRTTTGDLLLKPQERLEALAEMEKMLLEYVPQIPLFQNDNAVLYQDRIELKAKGKYFPSVEFAPLQSIIHD, via the coding sequence ATGACACAGCCAAAAAAACCGTTTCTGGTGCTTTTGGCCATGTTGATGGTGCTGTCCTTCGCCGGCTGCACCAGCGGAGGCGGCAATGACGCCAGCCCGGCGAAGCAGGAGAACACAGAGGGGGAGAGCAAGGAAAATGGCGGACAAAAGGAGGCTTCCGCCAAGCCTGCGGTAGTCCGTTTTGCCGGACTGTCGGCGGAGACCTTCAACCAGCACACAAGTGAAAGTGCGGAAACGTCGAAGCTGATGGAGTATATTTATGGAAACATGCTTGAATTGATTTATGACGAAGATACAGACAACGTGAAATTTATTCCAAATCACGCCGTTGATTTGCCGGAGACAAGCGACAACAAAACATGGATCTTCAAGCTCAAGGAAGGACTGAAATGGTCAGACGGCACGCCGATAACGGCACATGATTACGAATATTCATATCAGATGCTGCTGGACCCGAAGCTGGTCAACCGCAGTGCATTCATGTTATTCGATAATATACCTGTTGTAAGCGCTAACAAATATTTCAAGGGCGAGGCCAAATGGGAAGAGGTCGGCATTAAAGCGAAGGATGATCTGACGCTGGAAATCGTGCTGGAGACGGAAATGCCGGAAATCGACGTTTTTCTTAGCTTTGCGGGCGGATTACCAACATCGCCTGTTCACAAGCAACTGTATGAAGCCGGGATGAATGCGGATAGAACCGCTACAACCTACGGAACGACGCTGGAGCAAGTCCCTTCCAGCGGAACATATCGCCTGAAGGAATGGGTTCGCGACCAGTACCGCGTATTCGAGAAAAACCCGGATGCGCCGCTGAAAGACGTGTATACGCCGGATCGCATCGAGAGCCGGGTCGTCTCGGAGAGTGCGACGCGCATGCAGCTGTGGGAGAAAGGCGAGATCGAAAATGTCACGATCAGCGGGGAGCAGTTCGACAAATATGGCGACGATCCGAGAGTTGTGTATACCGAAGCCAGAGGCGTGTGGGGATATTATATCAACTCGGAGTCGAAGGAAAATCCGATTCTGGCGAACAACGACCTGCGTAAAGCATTGTTTTATGGAATCGATCGCGAAAAAATAGCAAAAGGGATATTTAAAACCTACAAGCCTGCGCCGTATTATATCGCGACCCTGTGCATGGTAGGTGACTATAAGGATGGCCTAAGATATCGGGATACGGATGCAGCCAAAGCGATATTGCCTGAAGGAACAGGCTATGATGCGGAGCTTGCGAAAGAATACTTCGACAAAGCTTTTGCGGCGAACGGCAACAAGAAGATTACGATCGAGATCACTTACTTCGACGGTCAGGAAAATATGAAGAGAACGGCAGAAATGACGGAAGAGCTGTACGAGAAACTGTTCGGCCCAGACCGGCTCGACATCAAGCTGCGCGCCATGCCGCCTAGCGCCGCTTACGACGCTTATCGGGATGGAGATTTCGATCTGGGTATCGGATCTATCACCCAGAATGCCTTTAATCCATGGTCCAGCATGAAGGCATGGAGAACCGACTTCCCGAACCGTTCCCACCGCTTCAGCAGTCCGGAATTCGACGAGCTGCAAAAGCGGACGACGACCGGAGATTTGCTGCTGAAGCCGCAGGAAAGGCTCGAGGCATTGGCGGAAATGGAAAAAATGCTCCTCGAATATGTTCCGCAAATTCCGCTGTTCCAAAATGATAATGCGGTGCTGTATCAGGATCGGATTGAATTAAAGGCCAAAGGGAAGTACTTCCCGTCGGTTGAATTTGCTCCATTGCAATCCATTATTCATGACTAG
- a CDS encoding glycoside hydrolase family 2 TIM barrel-domain containing protein, with the protein MISLTLPIWQDPTKLHLNRLDSRAYFIPHAQADDALTYERGLSPFFQLLNGEWKFHYAPSPEHAPKNFEQPEYDDAEWGRLPVPSNWQMEGYGAPAYTNILYPFPVDPPRVPDENPTGSYRRKFWIDESWTGRRIVLRFEGVDSACHVWVNGVLIGYSQVSRMPSEFDITDDVRTGANLIAVQVYQWSDGTYLEDQDMWWLSGIFRDVYLLAFPEIHLWDMTVRTTLVDSGKQAQVGVETLCHNAGGSAPGGTLSVTLLDRSLQPAAETVAIDIGMLPAGETRSINTALEVTEPKLWSAETPYLYHLLLELKDARGEVAQVVAHRVGIREVKLEGGNLRVNGRAVMFKGVNRHEFHPDLGRAVPLAAMIEDVKLMKRFNVNAVRTSHYPNDPRFYELCDAYGLYVIDEADLETHGFQPAGDWSRLSKDPVWTAAYVERMERMVMRDKNFACIVMWSLGNESGCGPNHGAMAERARSCDPTRPIHYEGDWDDELGMDIHSHMYTSVEEVEEIAGNDDPRPFILCEFGHAMGNGPGAFEDYVELFYRYPKLQGAFVWDWVDQGIRRIREDGRREMAYGGEFGERIHDGSFCLNGLIDGDRQPWPALHEYKKAIEPVRVAAIDAASGQFEVENRFDFLPLNVLQGFYTVVAGGRIAASGSFPVPDIAPRRKAAWTWNIGPALRELAPSLLGQDVWLKLSFRTPVSTPWAEAGHELAWAQFPLDPAAFLPSAPAGKAPPHGRTEHAAAPIEVREEEEAYVLTGRSFRLDIDRRSGALLAWQAEGADLLASGPRLQLWRAAIDNDMYNVKEWRSFGLHQMDERVDEVHLDASHAGEGVVRVVRRTRLGAPALSWGLRCRHEWTIRQDGTVTLHVHSTPEGIHPQVMPRFGYELSLPGAFDRCAWYGRGPGESYADSKQANGPGWYEASVDDLMTAYEKPQENGNRTDTRWAAWTNRRGFGLLAFSGGTFDFSAHRYTIEELERAPHQADLTPRENIIVHLDKAQHGLGSNSCGPKALPRHELRLDDIAFTVTLVPFSRDAIAPDALARRLASLQAAD; encoded by the coding sequence ATGATTTCTTTGACACTGCCCATCTGGCAAGATCCGACCAAGCTTCATCTGAACCGGCTGGATTCGAGGGCCTACTTCATTCCGCATGCCCAGGCGGACGATGCGCTGACCTATGAGAGAGGGCTGTCCCCCTTCTTTCAGCTGCTGAACGGGGAGTGGAAATTCCATTACGCGCCTTCGCCGGAGCATGCGCCGAAGAACTTCGAGCAGCCGGAATATGACGACGCGGAGTGGGGCCGCCTTCCCGTGCCTTCGAATTGGCAAATGGAAGGATACGGCGCTCCCGCCTATACCAATATTCTGTATCCGTTCCCTGTCGATCCGCCCCGTGTTCCCGACGAGAATCCGACCGGCTCATACCGCCGCAAGTTCTGGATCGACGAGTCCTGGACGGGCCGGAGAATCGTGCTCCGCTTCGAAGGGGTGGACAGCGCCTGTCATGTGTGGGTGAACGGCGTCCTTATCGGCTACAGCCAAGTAAGCCGCATGCCCTCCGAATTCGATATTACCGATGATGTCCGCACCGGAGCGAACCTCATCGCCGTGCAAGTGTATCAGTGGAGCGACGGAACCTATCTCGAAGATCAGGACATGTGGTGGCTGAGCGGCATTTTTCGGGACGTCTACTTGTTGGCCTTTCCGGAAATACATCTGTGGGACATGACCGTGCGGACAACGCTAGTCGACTCCGGCAAACAAGCTCAAGTGGGTGTCGAAACTCTCTGTCACAATGCGGGCGGCTCCGCGCCCGGCGGAACCCTGTCCGTCACCCTGCTGGATCGTTCCTTGCAGCCGGCTGCCGAGACGGTTGCCATCGACATCGGAATGCTGCCCGCTGGAGAGACACGGTCGATAAATACGGCTCTTGAGGTGACGGAACCGAAGCTGTGGAGCGCCGAGACGCCTTACCTGTACCATTTGCTGCTGGAGTTGAAGGATGCCCGGGGCGAAGTCGCGCAGGTCGTCGCTCACCGGGTCGGCATCCGGGAAGTGAAGCTGGAGGGCGGCAACCTGCGCGTAAACGGCCGGGCAGTCATGTTCAAAGGCGTGAACCGCCATGAATTCCATCCCGATCTCGGCCGGGCCGTGCCGCTCGCCGCCATGATCGAAGATGTCAAGCTGATGAAGCGCTTCAACGTGAATGCGGTGCGGACATCTCATTACCCGAACGATCCCCGCTTCTACGAGCTGTGCGATGCGTACGGACTGTACGTCATTGATGAAGCCGACCTGGAGACGCACGGGTTCCAGCCTGCGGGAGATTGGTCCCGCCTCAGCAAGGACCCGGTCTGGACCGCCGCTTATGTCGAGCGGATGGAGCGAATGGTCATGCGGGACAAAAACTTCGCGTGCATCGTCATGTGGTCGCTCGGCAATGAATCCGGCTGCGGGCCGAATCACGGCGCGATGGCGGAGCGGGCGCGCAGTTGCGACCCTACCCGCCCGATCCATTACGAGGGCGACTGGGACGATGAACTGGGAATGGACATTCATTCCCATATGTATACCTCCGTCGAGGAAGTGGAAGAGATTGCTGGCAATGACGACCCGCGGCCGTTCATCCTGTGCGAATTCGGCCATGCGATGGGCAACGGTCCGGGCGCATTCGAGGACTATGTAGAGCTGTTCTACCGTTACCCGAAGCTGCAGGGCGCCTTTGTCTGGGATTGGGTCGATCAGGGCATCCGCCGGATCAGGGAGGACGGCCGGCGAGAGATGGCGTATGGCGGGGAATTCGGGGAGCGGATTCACGACGGCAGCTTCTGCCTGAACGGGCTCATCGACGGCGATCGCCAGCCATGGCCGGCGCTGCATGAATACAAAAAGGCGATCGAGCCCGTAAGAGTCGCCGCTATCGATGCCGCTTCCGGACAATTCGAAGTGGAGAACCGTTTTGATTTCCTGCCGTTGAATGTGCTGCAAGGCTTCTACACTGTCGTGGCCGGCGGACGCATCGCTGCCAGCGGCAGCTTCCCCGTGCCGGATATCGCTCCCCGCCGCAAGGCGGCATGGACCTGGAATATCGGCCCGGCGCTGCGCGAGCTCGCCCCTTCCCTGCTCGGGCAAGACGTGTGGCTGAAGCTGTCCTTCCGGACGCCAGTGAGCACGCCGTGGGCGGAAGCCGGCCATGAGCTGGCCTGGGCCCAGTTTCCGCTTGATCCGGCCGCTTTCCTGCCTTCGGCTCCCGCGGGAAAGGCCCCGCCGCATGGCCGAACGGAACATGCCGCCGCGCCAATTGAAGTGCGGGAGGAGGAAGAAGCCTATGTCTTGACCGGGCGCAGCTTCCGCCTCGATATCGATCGCCGCAGCGGCGCGCTTCTCGCCTGGCAGGCCGAAGGCGCGGATCTGCTGGCATCCGGCCCGCGGCTGCAATTGTGGCGCGCCGCAATTGACAATGACATGTACAACGTGAAGGAGTGGCGCTCCTTCGGTCTCCATCAGATGGATGAACGGGTGGACGAGGTTCATCTCGATGCGTCTCATGCCGGCGAAGGAGTGGTTCGCGTTGTCCGCCGCACTCGCCTCGGCGCGCCGGCCCTGTCTTGGGGACTCCGCTGCCGGCATGAATGGACGATCCGGCAGGACGGAACCGTCACCTTGCACGTTCACAGCACGCCGGAGGGGATTCATCCGCAGGTGATGCCGCGCTTCGGGTACGAGCTATCGCTTCCGGGCGCCTTCGATCGCTGCGCCTGGTACGGCCGCGGGCCGGGCGAGAGCTATGCAGACAGCAAGCAAGCAAATGGACCCGGCTGGTACGAAGCAAGCGTAGACGATCTGATGACCGCCTATGAGAAGCCGCAGGAGAACGGCAACCGGACCGACACGCGCTGGGCCGCCTGGACGAACCGCCGCGGATTCGGCCTGCTTGCGTTCAGCGGCGGCACGTTCGACTTCAGCGCCCATCGCTACACGATCGAAGAGCTGGAGCGTGCGCCGCACCAGGCGGATCTGACGCCGCGGGAAAATATTATCGTCCATCTGGACAAAGCCCAGCATGGCCTCGGCAGCAATAGCTGCGGACCAAAAGCGCTGCCCCGGCATGAGCTCCGCTTGGACGACATCGCCTTCACGGTCACGCTCGTCCCGTTCAGCCGGGACGCGATTGCGCCGGATGCGCTGGCCCGCCGGCTCGCTTCCCTTCAGGCCGCGGACTGA
- a CDS encoding MFS transporter codes for MSQPVMKNRDAHWLRAFTFSIFMASSVVVSYLPLYYQALGFTSVQIGLLYSIGPLISILSNLFWGLTSDRLGTLKKVLILLLCAQIILSLILSQFASFGAVVPVLILFYFFYFPIFPLNDSFSIVTAQAQGKSFIGIRVFGSIGFAFAALLFGMVLRTAGAIYTVWILVFIGVLSLGIAFFLTDKRASMKKMEFSGLWAVLRQREVLLFFLFVLLLAIAHRLNEAFLGVTLTGLGADESLVGWAWMLSAVSEIPIFFLLNAFGDRFKELPLLAFSGLTYAIRLLLVANLQAPGAIVATQLMHSVSFGIFYFVAVRYISRVIPEEYRSTGLALYTIVWSSIAGLLSGTLGGMLLQAYGKDTVFHVGAAFAVAACAGFLAMAVHSRYAETGTRWPRRRR; via the coding sequence ATGTCGCAACCGGTTATGAAGAATCGTGACGCCCATTGGCTCCGGGCCTTTACCTTCTCCATCTTCATGGCGTCATCCGTCGTCGTATCCTATCTGCCGCTTTATTATCAGGCACTAGGGTTTACAAGCGTTCAGATTGGATTGCTCTATTCCATCGGGCCGCTTATCTCCATCTTATCCAATCTGTTCTGGGGCTTAACAAGCGATCGGCTCGGGACATTGAAAAAAGTTCTGATTCTTCTGCTGTGCGCCCAAATCATCCTGTCGCTGATTCTCAGTCAATTCGCTTCTTTCGGAGCGGTGGTCCCGGTTCTTATTCTGTTCTATTTCTTTTATTTTCCGATATTTCCGCTGAACGACAGCTTCTCTATCGTGACGGCGCAAGCTCAGGGCAAGAGCTTCATCGGCATCCGGGTGTTCGGGTCGATCGGGTTCGCCTTCGCCGCCCTGCTGTTCGGCATGGTGCTCCGCACGGCAGGCGCCATCTATACCGTATGGATACTCGTATTCATCGGAGTCTTGTCGCTCGGCATCGCCTTTTTCCTGACAGACAAGCGGGCATCCATGAAAAAAATGGAGTTCTCCGGGCTATGGGCCGTGCTTAGACAACGCGAGGTGCTGCTGTTCTTCCTGTTCGTGCTCCTGCTCGCGATCGCGCACCGGTTGAACGAAGCCTTTCTTGGAGTGACGCTTACCGGACTCGGAGCGGACGAATCGCTCGTCGGCTGGGCCTGGATGCTGTCGGCCGTCAGCGAGATTCCGATCTTCTTCCTGCTCAACGCCTTCGGCGATCGCTTCAAGGAGCTCCCGCTGCTCGCCTTCTCCGGCTTGACGTATGCGATTCGGCTGCTGCTCGTAGCCAATCTGCAGGCCCCGGGCGCCATCGTGGCGACGCAGCTCATGCACAGCGTATCCTTCGGCATTTTTTATTTCGTCGCCGTCCGCTACATCAGCCGGGTCATACCCGAAGAGTACCGTTCCACGGGACTCGCGCTCTATACAATCGTCTGGTCGAGCATTGCCGGACTGCTGAGCGGCACCCTCGGAGGCATGCTCCTTCAAGCCTATGGCAAGGACACCGTCTTCCATGTCGGGGCGGCATTCGCCGTCGCCGCCTGCGCAGGCTTCCTCGCGATGGCCGTTCATTCCCGCTATGCCGAGACCGGGACCCGATGGCCGAGGCGCCGCCGTTAA
- a CDS encoding tetraprenyl-beta-curcumene synthase family protein — MHRVYKYILPGVRSELDAWRARAENIPNEELRRQALASIATKQFHCQGGAVYAAIRPETRGIMIPLIVAFQTISDYLDNLCDRSTSLDPDDFRLLHQSMLDAVQPERPLADYYALREDKDDGGYLRGLVETCRACIAQLPGYEAARTDVVWLVGLYTDLQVYKHIDPAKREEALLAWWRDYEAKFPDLTWNEFAAATGSTLGVFHLFAASMDGGLAREDAALIREAYFPYVCGLHILLDYLIDQEEDRVGGDLNFCHYYPNQSTVVNRIGHIAEAAKEQVKKLPEERFHRMIIEGLLALYLSDPKVRDQAEVQDVCRRLMRNSPLMRLFFWVNSRWIRKHTHKEN, encoded by the coding sequence ATGCACCGCGTATATAAATACATACTGCCGGGGGTACGTTCCGAACTGGATGCCTGGCGGGCGCGGGCAGAGAATATTCCGAACGAAGAACTGCGGAGACAGGCCCTGGCCAGCATCGCCACGAAGCAGTTTCACTGTCAGGGCGGCGCGGTATACGCTGCCATCCGCCCGGAGACGCGTGGCATCATGATTCCGTTGATTGTAGCTTTTCAGACGATAAGCGATTATTTGGATAATTTGTGCGACCGCAGCACCTCACTGGATCCGGATGACTTCCGGCTTCTGCACCAATCGATGCTGGATGCAGTCCAGCCCGAGCGCCCGCTGGCAGACTATTACGCCTTACGGGAAGACAAGGATGACGGCGGGTATTTGCGGGGACTGGTGGAGACATGCCGGGCCTGTATCGCTCAGCTTCCCGGCTATGAAGCCGCCCGCACGGATGTCGTCTGGCTCGTCGGGTTGTATACCGATCTTCAGGTGTACAAGCATATCGATCCGGCGAAGCGGGAAGAAGCGCTGCTCGCCTGGTGGCGGGACTATGAGGCCAAGTTCCCGGATTTGACGTGGAATGAGTTCGCCGCAGCGACGGGTTCTACCCTCGGCGTGTTCCACTTGTTCGCCGCTTCCATGGACGGCGGACTTGCGAGGGAGGATGCCGCGCTCATCCGGGAAGCCTATTTTCCATATGTATGCGGTCTTCATATCCTGCTCGATTATTTGATTGATCAGGAGGAAGACCGGGTGGGCGGAGATTTGAATTTCTGCCATTACTACCCGAACCAATCCACGGTTGTGAACCGGATTGGCCATATCGCGGAAGCGGCGAAGGAGCAGGTGAAGAAGCTGCCGGAGGAACGGTTCCACCGGATGATTATCGAAGGGCTTCTGGCGCTGTACCTGTCCGATCCGAAAGTACGAGACCAAGCTGAGGTGCAGGACGTATGCCGGCGATTGATGCGGAATAGCCCGTTGATGCGGTTGTTCTTCTGGGTCAACAGTCGCTGGATACGTAAACATACGCATAAGGAGAACTAG
- the pfkA gene encoding 6-phosphofructokinase, which yields MSDVKKIAILTSGGDSQGMNAAIRAVVRAALFNGIEVFGIQRGYQGLLNQDIRPMDLRSVGDIIQRGGTILQSARCQEFRTEEGQRKGADILRAHGIDGLIVIGGDGSYQGANKLSKLGIKTMGLPGTIDNDISYTDYTIGFDTAVSIVVDAVNKLRDTMSSHERSSVVEVMGRHCGDIALYAGVASGAESILVPEVPFDIDEVAQRMKHNFEAGKRHSIVIVAEGVGRGEDVAQGIIERCPTVEPRVTVLGHIQRGGAPTAFDRILASRLGDFAVRKLMEGDSGKACGMIRGELVATDIDKVVNTKKEFNMELYELATRLSQ from the coding sequence ATGTCTGATGTCAAAAAAATTGCTATCCTGACAAGCGGGGGAGACTCCCAAGGTATGAACGCGGCGATTCGCGCAGTGGTGCGGGCAGCCTTATTCAATGGAATCGAGGTATTCGGCATTCAGCGCGGCTATCAAGGCCTCCTGAATCAGGATATCCGTCCGATGGATCTGCGCAGCGTCGGAGACATTATCCAGCGCGGCGGCACGATTCTGCAATCGGCACGCTGTCAGGAGTTCCGTACGGAGGAAGGCCAGCGCAAGGGCGCGGATATTCTGCGCGCTCACGGGATCGACGGCTTGATCGTCATCGGCGGTGACGGCTCCTATCAAGGCGCGAACAAGCTCAGCAAGCTCGGAATCAAGACGATGGGCCTTCCGGGAACAATTGATAATGACATCTCGTATACCGACTACACGATCGGCTTCGATACGGCCGTCAGCATCGTGGTCGATGCGGTGAACAAGCTGCGCGACACGATGAGCTCCCATGAGCGCTCCTCTGTCGTCGAGGTTATGGGCCGCCATTGCGGCGACATCGCGTTGTATGCCGGTGTGGCCAGCGGCGCGGAATCCATTCTGGTGCCGGAAGTGCCGTTCGATATCGATGAAGTGGCCCAGCGGATGAAGCATAACTTCGAAGCAGGCAAGCGCCACAGCATCGTCATCGTCGCCGAAGGGGTAGGACGCGGCGAAGACGTGGCTCAAGGCATCATCGAGCGCTGCCCGACCGTGGAGCCTCGCGTTACGGTGCTGGGACATATCCAGCGGGGGGGAGCGCCAACCGCTTTCGACCGGATCCTGGCGAGCCGTCTTGGCGATTTCGCGGTTCGCAAGCTGATGGAGGGCGATTCCGGCAAGGCATGCGGCATGATCCGAGGCGAGCTGGTTGCGACAGACATTGACAAGGTCGTCAACACGAAAAAAGAATTCAATATGGAGCTGTACGAGCTGGCAACCCGTCTGTCCCAATAA
- a CDS encoding ABC transporter permease, with translation MLRYISQRLVAMAITLFLIISLLFFLIHSMPGSIVSDPMLPLDVKERIEAKYHLDKPLVVQYVYFLQDFLTFNFGDSIKMQPNVPVFNIIKDKLPITIQLNVFALIFTLPIGIMFGIWAALKKNTATDHALNIMVVLFISVPSFVLAALLQYIVAFKWELVPILLSAEQSMSWTKLKSMILPVLALSFGEIAIITRYLRAELCEALNSDYMLLARTKGLTLAQATLRHAIRNSFVPLANIIIPLFFSILSGAIVIENIFGVPGLGSLVVNSINALDHPLTIAIMFFYSLIGLISILVVDLSYGIIDPRIRMGGKK, from the coding sequence ATGCTGCGTTACATATCGCAAAGACTGGTTGCGATGGCAATCACTTTGTTTTTGATCATCAGCCTGTTATTCTTTTTGATCCATTCGATGCCCGGGAGCATCGTAAGCGATCCGATGCTCCCGCTGGACGTGAAGGAGCGCATTGAAGCGAAATATCATTTGGACAAGCCGCTTGTTGTTCAATACGTATATTTTTTGCAGGATTTCCTGACCTTCAATTTCGGAGACTCCATCAAGATGCAGCCGAATGTCCCGGTCTTCAATATTATTAAGGACAAGCTGCCGATCACGATTCAGCTTAATGTTTTCGCGCTTATCTTTACGCTGCCGATCGGCATCATGTTCGGTATTTGGGCAGCGCTCAAGAAGAATACCGCCACGGATCATGCGCTTAATATTATGGTCGTGCTGTTCATCTCGGTGCCGTCCTTCGTCCTCGCGGCGCTGCTGCAGTATATCGTCGCATTCAAATGGGAGCTGGTCCCGATCCTGCTCTCGGCGGAGCAGTCGATGAGCTGGACGAAGCTGAAATCGATGATTTTGCCGGTTCTGGCGTTATCCTTCGGTGAAATCGCGATCATTACCCGTTATTTGCGGGCGGAATTATGCGAAGCGCTCAACTCGGACTATATGCTATTGGCCCGCACGAAGGGACTGACCCTCGCGCAAGCGACCCTGCGCCATGCGATTCGCAACTCGTTCGTTCCGCTGGCGAATATTATTATTCCGTTATTCTTCTCGATCCTGTCGGGAGCAATCGTTATCGAAAATATTTTCGGCGTCCCGGGACTCGGCTCCCTCGTCGTCAACTCGATTAATGCTCTCGATCACCCGTTAACGATTGCCATCATGTTCTTTTATTCCTTGATCGGCTTGATCAGTATTTTAGTCGTGGACTTGTCATACGGCATCATTGATCCGCGGATCCGCATGGGAGGGAAGAAATGA